One window from the genome of Calliopsis andreniformis isolate RMS-2024a chromosome 12, iyCalAndr_principal, whole genome shotgun sequence encodes:
- the LOC143185949 gene encoding uncharacterized protein LOC143185949: MDEDALMAASLAMAWPEPPAGPVADVDSEAVWFRESLAAVCDAAMPRTGKPRKRAVYWWSGEIAALRAARVAARRRFTRARRRANRDVAREQTLYEGYREATVALQAAIKKAKSEAWRELLDSLDRDPWGRPYRIVLGRLRPAAPPVTASLDPPILRRVVDTLFPVDPEEPRPPEPADPTTWSAELEVTQGELAAAVRRLGVRDTAPGPDGVPGRALKR; this comes from the coding sequence ATGGACGAGGACGCGCTGATGGCCGCCTCCCTCGCGATGGCCTGGCCGGAGCCGCCGGCTGGGCCCGTCGCGGACGTCGACAGCGAGGCAGTATGGTTCCGGGAGTCTCTGGCGGCGGTCTGCGACGCCGCCATGCCCCGGACCGGAAAGCCTCGCAAGCGGGCCGTGTACTGGTGGTCGGGCGAAATCGCCGCCTTGCGTGCTGCAAGGGTGGCGGCCCGACGCCGTTTCACCAGGGCCCGCAGACGTGCCAACCGCGACGTCGCGAGGGAACAAACGCTATACgagggctaccgagaggcaacggTGGCCCTCCAGGCGGCCATCAAAAAGGCCAAGTCCGAGGCCTGGCGCGAGCTCCTAGACTCGCTAGACCGTGACCCATGGGGGCGACCGTATAGGATCGTCTTAGGGCGATTACGCCCTGCGGCGCCCCCGGTCACGGCGAGTCTCGACCCCCCTATTCTCCGGCGTGTCGTGGACACACTCTTTCCGGTAGATCCGGAGGAGCCACGGCCGCCGGAGCCGGCGGACCCGACCACCTGGTCCGCCGAATTGGAGGTCACGCAAGGGGAGCTCGCTGCCGCCGTCCGTCGCCTAGGGGTGCGCGACACCGCCCCCGGCCCGGACGGAGTGCCCGGACGTGCCTTAAAAAGGTGA